The following coding sequences are from one Nonlabens arenilitoris window:
- a CDS encoding DUF4197 domain-containing protein: MKKIIILLTIAISFNSCGSLNEIVNSIPSSSGGVLSQADIGNGLRQALDQGIDKEVSKLMATDGFYRNELVKILLPEELQKVDDGLRKIGLSSVADEGLKLLNRAAEDATKEALPIFVDAVKGISFNDAKQILLGDQRAATSYLENATQQALYAKFSPIINNKLGEVGATELWSGAINKYNSLPLTSDVNPDLTDYVTQKALEGVYKMIAQEEIEIRNKVSSRGTDLLQRVFALQD, from the coding sequence ATGAAAAAAATCATAATCCTTCTAACCATTGCAATTAGTTTTAATAGCTGTGGCAGCCTTAATGAAATAGTTAATAGTATACCATCAAGTAGTGGCGGTGTTCTATCTCAAGCAGATATAGGTAATGGACTTAGACAAGCTCTCGATCAAGGAATTGACAAGGAAGTTTCTAAACTTATGGCTACTGATGGTTTTTATAGAAATGAACTGGTTAAGATTTTATTACCTGAAGAATTACAAAAGGTAGATGATGGTTTACGTAAAATAGGCCTATCAAGTGTTGCAGATGAAGGACTTAAACTTCTTAATCGCGCTGCCGAGGATGCTACAAAAGAAGCTCTTCCTATCTTTGTAGATGCTGTTAAAGGGATTTCTTTTAATGACGCAAAACAAATATTGCTAGGTGATCAACGTGCTGCCACTTCTTATCTTGAAAATGCAACACAACAAGCGTTGTATGCAAAATTCAGTCCTATTATTAATAATAAATTAGGTGAAGTAGGTGCCACAGAACTGTGGTCTGGTGCAATTAATAAATATAATTCTTTACCATTAACTAGTGATGTAAATCCAGACCTTACAGATTATGTAACACAAAAAGCACTAGAAGGTGTTTACAAAATGATTGCTCAAGAAGAGATAGAAATACGTAATAAGGTGTCTTCAAGAGGTACAGATTTATTACAACGTGTATTTGCTCTACAAGATTAA
- the thrS gene encoding threonine--tRNA ligase, whose amino-acid sequence MIKITLPDGSIKEMENGTTPMDVAMSISQGLARNVISASFNGTKVETKTPLTEDGSLVLYTFSNPEGKEAFWHSTSHIMAQAIEELFPGVSLTIGPAIDNGFYYDIDFKEHSISESDIPKIEARMLEIARGKHEFTMRSVSKADALQFYKDQNNPYKVELIENLTDGEITFCDHDTFTDLCRGGHIPNTGIIKAVKIMSIAGAYWRGDENNPQLTRMYGTSFPKQKDLKEYLELLEEAKKRDHRKLGKELQLFTFSQRVGQGLPLWLPKGAALRERLEDFLKKAQKKAGYEMVVSPHIGSKELYVTSGHYAKYGEDSFQPIKTPNDDEEFLLKPMNCPHHCEIYKSSQWSYRDLPKRFAEFGTVYRYEQSGELHGLTRVRGFTQDDAHIFCMPEQLDKEFKAVIDLVLYVFGSLGFENFTAQVSIRDPKKPEKYIGDTKNWEIAENAIISAAKDKGLNYVIEEGEAAFYGPKLDFMVKDALGRSWQLGTIQVDYNLPERFDLWYKGADNESHRPVMIHRAPFGSMERFIAILLEHTGGNFPLWLMPEQCTILSLSEKYENYAKQVANSLENNEIRTTVDNRAETMGKKIREAEMNKLPYMLIVGEQEEKDGTISVRKHGGDDLGSMSVETFSQLIKDEIASTIKTFEV is encoded by the coding sequence ATGATTAAAATTACTTTGCCAGACGGCAGTATAAAAGAAATGGAAAACGGCACCACACCTATGGATGTCGCGATGAGCATATCACAAGGACTTGCTCGCAATGTAATAAGCGCTAGTTTTAACGGCACTAAAGTAGAAACTAAAACACCTCTTACTGAAGATGGAAGTTTAGTCCTATACACCTTTAGTAATCCTGAAGGTAAAGAAGCTTTCTGGCACTCTACTTCTCACATTATGGCACAAGCTATTGAAGAGTTGTTTCCTGGTGTAAGCTTAACGATAGGTCCTGCAATAGATAATGGTTTTTACTATGATATAGATTTTAAAGAACATTCAATATCTGAAAGTGATATACCTAAAATAGAGGCTCGCATGCTAGAAATCGCACGTGGTAAACATGAGTTTACCATGCGTAGTGTTTCAAAAGCAGATGCTCTTCAATTTTACAAAGATCAAAATAACCCTTATAAGGTAGAACTGATTGAAAATCTGACAGATGGTGAGATCACTTTTTGTGATCACGATACATTTACTGATTTATGTCGTGGTGGTCATATCCCTAACACTGGAATTATAAAGGCCGTAAAAATTATGAGTATTGCTGGTGCATACTGGCGTGGAGATGAAAATAATCCACAATTAACACGTATGTACGGTACTTCTTTTCCTAAACAAAAAGATCTTAAAGAATATCTAGAATTACTAGAAGAAGCAAAAAAACGAGATCATAGAAAATTAGGTAAAGAATTACAATTATTTACCTTTTCTCAACGTGTAGGTCAAGGTTTACCATTGTGGTTACCTAAAGGTGCTGCATTGCGTGAACGATTAGAGGACTTTTTAAAGAAAGCACAAAAAAAGGCTGGATATGAAATGGTAGTGAGTCCTCATATAGGTTCTAAAGAACTCTATGTTACATCTGGTCACTATGCTAAGTATGGTGAAGACTCTTTTCAACCTATTAAGACGCCTAATGATGACGAAGAGTTTTTATTAAAACCTATGAACTGTCCACATCACTGTGAGATTTATAAAAGTTCACAATGGTCTTATAGAGATTTACCTAAACGATTTGCAGAATTCGGTACTGTATACAGATATGAACAAAGTGGTGAATTACACGGACTTACTCGAGTAAGAGGTTTTACTCAAGATGATGCGCACATTTTCTGTATGCCAGAGCAACTTGACAAAGAGTTTAAAGCAGTTATAGATTTAGTGTTATATGTATTTGGCTCTTTAGGATTTGAGAATTTTACAGCACAAGTAAGTATACGCGATCCTAAGAAACCAGAAAAATATATAGGTGACACTAAAAACTGGGAAATTGCAGAAAACGCGATTATCAGTGCAGCAAAAGATAAAGGTCTTAATTATGTAATTGAAGAAGGTGAAGCTGCCTTTTATGGTCCTAAATTAGACTTTATGGTGAAAGATGCCCTAGGTCGCAGCTGGCAATTAGGTACTATTCAAGTAGATTACAATTTACCAGAACGTTTTGACTTATGGTATAAAGGAGCTGACAATGAGTCACATAGGCCAGTAATGATCCATAGAGCACCATTTGGTAGTATGGAACGTTTTATAGCTATTTTATTAGAACACACCGGCGGAAACTTCCCATTATGGTTGATGCCAGAGCAGTGTACTATTCTGTCTCTCAGTGAGAAATATGAAAATTATGCTAAACAAGTGGCAAATTCGCTAGAAAATAACGAAATTCGCACAACGGTTGATAATCGTGCCGAGACCATGGGTAAAAAAATCCGTGAGGCTGAGATGAACAAGTTACCCTACATGTTGATTGTAGGAGAACAAGAAGAAAAAGACGGCACAATTTCTGTACGTAAACATGGAGGAGACGATTTAGGAAGTATGAGTGTTGAAACATTCAGCCAACTTATAAAAGACGAGATTGCCTCGACAATAAAAACATTTGAAGTTTAA
- a CDS encoding M56 family metallopeptidase has protein sequence MEAIIEYLLKCAGALSIFVLTYHFLLRRLTFFQANRWFLFAGIVASVLFPLIEITQTVYIEQPIQQYSYVPRQVATPMAIMLEQPLVEAQEPFDYWRLFGFLYLAVVAFFIGKMIIELNSLYRLIRSGKSVKSGKFVMVTLSRKLTPFSFFHYICYSEKEEPSAALDIILDHERVHARQWHSIDVLVSHLYRAIFWINPLAWWLKKQIGENLEFIADAEAKTQTKKGISYERTLLSSAAFHLQPSLANNFFTPFIKKRIMMLQKEASARWNAYKYALILPVIVVFLYSFNVVTEVEYLEVENDPTLEVQNSLKEYSDLNMINEVKNSKPDSIVQNFEELIYDITAQTTDEDLEMYASQINDHANYQVKFSDQERDERNRLKRLSISTKFPGKKWDKNMTIGTEPFKILLIKASKEKLWVNDDSSSETLYVNKDGVHVEMGDDWTYGDLNIEQDENLQWREVNAKDVKIFIKITPSSTKESLEEHKKFLKESYNVDFKYSKLRYKEGQLVSIKIELDDNDGTRISQAYKNDTAIPHICINGSIKGDHKNWKLNNCEDAPQTTYQLGDVKYMNLSPDEYHQLAQINVDSIMQTIKLSSIDLDSLQSQIDLQLMNINFDSIESHIQKSLIYINSDSIGNYFQELPDLNDLDDIDYSRFEMPNSNLSSGSYIVMNNSHGVKPLVIVNGKESDQTIFNGEMDMSNVASMNILKGKDATDSYGLKGEEGVILITTKDGKDLKKISRVRERSHLMTQRRVEMDSVRSNRRMEVEQRRQEIMQGRAIKTDSLRSINREQMESRRQELLQRRDEKRQEINNRRNSEIREFRFASKPKYNGEYKIMNRVKYHSLDAVKILYTIPGKESEELSIDYYDRIHINVDTPDSQLKAYENRMKKLGIDFEFKTVKRNSIGQLYKLSFNMNGRNYKVSDSDGIEEIIIHINNRDGMITYQ, from the coding sequence ATGGAAGCTATTATAGAATATTTACTAAAATGTGCTGGTGCACTGAGCATATTTGTTCTTACATATCATTTTTTATTGCGTCGGTTGACTTTTTTTCAAGCAAATCGTTGGTTTCTATTTGCTGGTATTGTAGCATCTGTTTTATTCCCTTTAATAGAGATCACTCAAACTGTTTATATAGAACAACCCATTCAACAATATTCATATGTACCACGGCAGGTAGCAACGCCCATGGCAATAATGCTAGAACAGCCTTTGGTTGAGGCACAAGAACCTTTTGATTACTGGCGATTATTTGGTTTTCTATACTTGGCTGTTGTCGCCTTTTTTATTGGTAAAATGATTATAGAGCTCAACTCGCTGTATCGTTTAATACGTTCAGGTAAGTCAGTTAAGAGTGGGAAATTTGTAATGGTCACGCTTTCGCGAAAGCTAACACCATTCAGCTTCTTCCATTATATATGCTATAGTGAAAAAGAAGAGCCCAGTGCTGCATTAGATATCATATTAGATCACGAGAGAGTTCATGCTAGACAATGGCATAGTATTGACGTACTAGTAAGCCATTTATATAGAGCCATTTTTTGGATCAATCCGCTAGCGTGGTGGTTGAAAAAGCAAATAGGAGAGAACCTAGAATTCATTGCAGATGCCGAAGCGAAAACTCAAACCAAAAAAGGTATAAGCTATGAACGTACCTTGTTAAGTAGTGCTGCATTTCACTTACAACCATCACTAGCCAATAATTTTTTTACACCTTTCATTAAAAAACGTATTATGATGTTACAAAAAGAAGCCAGTGCACGCTGGAACGCATATAAGTATGCATTAATATTACCAGTAATTGTCGTTTTTCTATACAGCTTTAACGTTGTTACTGAAGTAGAGTATCTAGAAGTAGAAAATGATCCCACTCTAGAGGTTCAAAATTCATTAAAAGAATACAGTGATCTAAATATGATCAATGAGGTAAAGAATTCTAAACCAGATTCTATTGTTCAAAATTTTGAGGAGCTTATCTATGACATCACAGCACAGACTACTGATGAAGATTTAGAAATGTATGCATCACAAATCAATGACCACGCAAATTATCAAGTAAAATTTAGTGATCAAGAACGTGATGAAAGAAATAGATTAAAACGTCTAAGTATATCTACAAAGTTTCCTGGTAAAAAATGGGATAAGAACATGACTATAGGGACTGAGCCTTTCAAGATCTTACTTATTAAAGCTAGTAAAGAAAAGCTATGGGTAAATGATGATAGTTCTAGTGAAACTCTATACGTAAATAAAGATGGAGTTCATGTTGAAATGGGTGACGATTGGACTTATGGTGATTTAAATATAGAGCAAGATGAAAACCTTCAATGGAGAGAAGTAAACGCTAAAGATGTAAAGATTTTTATTAAAATCACACCTTCATCTACAAAGGAATCTCTAGAAGAGCATAAAAAGTTTTTAAAAGAATCTTATAATGTTGATTTTAAATATAGTAAGCTTAGATATAAAGAAGGACAGCTGGTATCTATTAAAATAGAACTAGATGATAATGACGGAACCAGAATATCACAAGCCTATAAGAATGATACCGCAATACCTCATATATGTATTAACGGTTCTATAAAAGGAGATCATAAAAACTGGAAACTCAACAATTGCGAGGACGCACCTCAAACTACTTATCAATTAGGAGATGTTAAGTATATGAACCTATCACCTGATGAGTATCATCAACTGGCGCAAATTAATGTGGATAGCATCATGCAAACTATAAAGTTGAGTAGCATCGATTTGGACTCATTACAGAGTCAAATTGATTTACAGCTTATGAATATCAATTTTGACTCTATAGAATCACACATTCAAAAATCCCTAATCTATATCAATTCAGATTCTATAGGTAATTATTTTCAGGAGTTACCAGATTTAAATGACTTAGATGATATTGATTACTCACGGTTTGAAATGCCTAACAGTAATTTAAGCTCTGGTAGCTACATCGTTATGAATAATTCCCATGGTGTGAAACCATTGGTAATTGTTAACGGTAAAGAGTCTGACCAGACCATTTTTAACGGTGAAATGGACATGAGCAATGTTGCCTCTATGAATATTTTAAAAGGTAAAGATGCAACTGATTCATATGGCCTAAAGGGTGAAGAAGGTGTCATACTTATTACTACTAAAGATGGAAAAGATCTTAAAAAAATATCTCGTGTAAGAGAGAGAAGTCATTTAATGACACAAAGACGAGTTGAAATGGATTCTGTGCGCAGTAATAGAAGAATGGAAGTCGAACAAAGGAGACAAGAAATCATGCAAGGAAGAGCAATAAAAACAGATTCTTTAAGGTCCATTAACAGAGAGCAAATGGAATCTAGAAGACAAGAACTATTACAACGCAGAGATGAAAAGAGACAAGAAATTAACAACCGTCGCAATAGTGAAATAAGAGAGTTTAGATTTGCCTCAAAGCCAAAATACAATGGTGAATATAAAATTATGAATAGGGTTAAGTACCATTCATTGGATGCAGTAAAGATTCTATATACTATACCAGGAAAGGAGTCAGAAGAATTATCTATTGATTATTATGATCGAATACATATTAATGTCGATACACCAGACTCTCAATTAAAAGCTTATGAGAACAGAATGAAAAAATTAGGGATCGATTTTGAATTCAAAACAGTAAAAAGAAATTCGATAGGTCAACTTTATAAATTGAGCTTTAATATGAATGGTCGCAATTATAAAGTGAGCGATAGCGATGGTATTGAAGAAATTATAATTCATATTAATAATAGAGATGGTATGATCACCTATCAATAA
- the infC gene encoding translation initiation factor IF-3, protein MKEDKHAINEKIRARKVRLVGEGVEPQVIDTRDALAKAREMELDLVEISPNADPPVAKIMDYKKFVYEQKKREKVMKANASKVVIKEIRFGPNTDDHDYEFKRKHAEKFLKEGAKLKAYVFFKGRSIIYKDQGEILLLRLARDLEELGKVEQMPKLEGKRMNMFLAPKKK, encoded by the coding sequence ATCAAAGAAGACAAGCACGCGATTAATGAGAAAATCCGCGCTAGAAAAGTACGCCTTGTAGGTGAAGGAGTTGAACCACAAGTAATCGACACACGAGATGCGCTTGCAAAAGCACGTGAAATGGAGTTAGATCTTGTAGAAATTTCACCTAACGCAGATCCGCCGGTAGCAAAAATCATGGACTACAAAAAGTTTGTCTATGAACAGAAGAAACGTGAAAAGGTGATGAAGGCCAATGCCTCTAAAGTAGTCATCAAGGAAATCCGTTTTGGACCTAATACAGATGACCACGATTACGAGTTTAAAAGAAAACACGCTGAAAAGTTCCTTAAAGAAGGCGCTAAATTGAAAGCTTATGTCTTTTTTAAAGGTCGTTCTATTATCTACAAAGATCAAGGAGAAATTCTATTATTAAGACTTGCCCGTGACTTAGAAGAACTAGGTAAAGTGGAGCAAATGCCTAAACTAGAAGGGAAACGTATGAATATGTTTCTTGCACCTAAGAAAAAGTAG
- the rplT gene encoding 50S ribosomal protein L20 encodes MPRAKNRVASRARRKRVLKQAKGYFGRRKNVWTVAKNAVEKAMSYSYRDRRNKKRTFRALWITRINAGARMHGMSYSQFMGAVKKNDIELNRKVLADLAMNHPEAFEAVVNKVK; translated from the coding sequence ATGCCTAGAGCTAAAAACAGAGTAGCGAGCAGAGCTCGCAGAAAAAGAGTGCTTAAACAAGCCAAAGGTTACTTCGGACGTCGTAAAAACGTATGGACAGTAGCAAAAAACGCAGTAGAGAAGGCAATGTCTTACTCTTACCGTGATAGAAGAAATAAGAAAAGAACTTTCCGTGCCTTATGGATCACGCGTATCAACGCTGGTGCACGTATGCATGGAATGAGCTACTCACAGTTTATGGGAGCTGTTAAGAAGAATGATATCGAGTTAAATCGTAAAGTTCTTGCTGACTTAGCAATGAATCACCCAGAAGCTTTTGAAGCTGTAGTAAACAAAGTAAAATAA
- a CDS encoding helical backbone metal receptor, with product MFISITDQCYRIVELPQRPLRIVSLVPSQTELLVDLGLEDHLVGITRFCEYPAGLIDKIKVVGGTKKVIASRIWEVKPDLIICNKEENTQEIVLACQEIAPTYVSDIANLDDAMEMITDLGKMTGTSFKAKSLVNRIKINFNHFEKESHSAINALYLIWKDPYMTVGSDTFIHDIMERGGYKNMMDGASRYPELTLQNIVNLNPQVIMLSSEPYAFNDLDKKEFEDAFAKAGLKSPQLLHVDGTYFSWYGSRLKNTVDYIRELRSK from the coding sequence ATGTTTATATCAATCACTGACCAATGTTATCGCATTGTTGAACTGCCACAACGACCTTTACGTATTGTATCTTTAGTACCTTCACAAACAGAGCTTTTGGTAGATTTAGGTCTAGAAGATCATCTAGTTGGTATCACTAGATTTTGTGAATATCCTGCTGGATTAATTGATAAGATAAAAGTGGTAGGTGGTACAAAAAAGGTGATTGCTTCACGTATTTGGGAAGTGAAACCAGATCTTATCATTTGTAATAAAGAAGAGAACACACAAGAAATTGTTCTAGCTTGTCAAGAAATCGCACCTACATACGTGTCAGATATAGCTAATCTAGATGATGCTATGGAAATGATTACAGATTTAGGGAAAATGACAGGAACTAGTTTTAAAGCTAAATCGTTAGTGAATAGAATCAAAATCAACTTCAATCATTTTGAAAAAGAGTCGCATAGCGCTATAAATGCACTCTATTTGATATGGAAAGATCCATATATGACGGTTGGTAGTGATACCTTTATTCACGATATCATGGAACGTGGTGGTTATAAAAACATGATGGATGGTGCAAGTCGCTATCCAGAATTGACACTTCAAAACATTGTTAATTTAAATCCTCAAGTCATTATGCTCTCATCAGAGCCTTATGCTTTTAATGATTTAGATAAGAAGGAATTTGAAGACGCTTTCGCGAAAGCAGGATTAAAAAGTCCACAATTACTTCATGTAGACGGAACTTATTTTTCTTGGTATGGTAGCCGCTTAAAAAATACGGTCGACTATATTAGAGAGTTGAGGTCTAAATAA
- a CDS encoding SsrA-binding protein has translation MRKKLFKILARVNKAILPSFTKRRLDLSKASKWQMMIFGYRLWVTKNALD, from the coding sequence ATGAGAAAAAAGCTCTTTAAAATATTAGCCCGTGTTAATAAAGCCATTTTACCCAGCTTTACAAAACGTCGATTAGATTTAAGCAAGGCCAGTAAATGGCAAATGATGATCTTCGGTTATAGATTATGGGTTACTAAAAACGCACTTGACTAA
- a CDS encoding BlaI/MecI/CopY family transcriptional regulator, with amino-acid sequence MEKLTQKEEEIMQALWQLKKAFVKEIVPQLSGTNHYNTVSTIVRKLEEKGYVAYEAFGKTHRYYPVIDKETYRNTFVNNAMTRYFNDSYKNMVSFFAKEEKISASDLREILEMIESKEK; translated from the coding sequence ATGGAAAAACTCACACAAAAAGAAGAAGAAATCATGCAAGCGCTTTGGCAGTTGAAGAAAGCGTTTGTTAAAGAAATCGTACCACAATTATCGGGCACTAATCATTACAACACAGTTTCTACTATTGTACGTAAACTAGAGGAGAAAGGTTATGTTGCTTATGAGGCTTTTGGGAAAACACATCGTTATTATCCTGTAATTGATAAAGAGACTTATCGCAACACCTTTGTTAATAATGCTATGACGCGTTATTTTAATGATAGTTATAAGAATATGGTTTCCTTCTTTGCTAAAGAAGAAAAGATATCTGCATCAGATTTACGTGAGATTTTAGAAATGATAGAATCTAAAGAAAAATAA
- the rpmI gene encoding 50S ribosomal protein L35, which produces MPKMKTKSSAKKRFKLTGTGKIKRKHAFKSHILTKKSKKRKLALTHDGLVHKADEDNIKLQLRLK; this is translated from the coding sequence ATGCCTAAAATGAAAACTAAATCTAGTGCTAAGAAGCGTTTTAAGCTTACAGGTACTGGTAAAATCAAAAGAAAACACGCTTTTAAGAGTCACATCCTTACTAAAAAAAGTAAGAAGCGTAAACTAGCTTTAACGCACGATGGACTTGTGCACAAAGCAGATGAAGACAATATCAAGTTACAATTACGTCTTAAGTAA